CGCTTTCCACTCCCCCCGCTCCATGCGGTTCAAAACCAACTCATACACTTGCCGGAATAAGGGATGACTCTGCTCAGCTCCCGCCACTTTTTTCATACAGACACAACTCCTCTCTTGAACAGCTATTTACAGTATTGTACACGATTTCCGGTATGATCTGTTCTACGGTGTATAATCTGTTCTGTTACCTAGCCTATATGATTAACGAAGTGATCAAAGCACCACGGTTGCAACACATCTAAAGGGGAAATGAACATGATTCTTTTGGCTTATGCTCTTGTATGTCTTATATTTGGTACAACCTTTTTGGCGATCAAAATCGGTGTGGATGCCGGTGCGCCACCCTTCCTCTCTGCGGGACTGCGGTTTTTTCTGGCGGGCACTATTCTGTTCCTGTGGATGGTGTGGAAACGCAAGGCTAGCTTCTCTCTGCTGCTACGCAAAGAAATGCTGTTCACCGGGGCTGCGCTGACATTTGGAACCTTCTCTGCCCTGTATTGGGCTGAACAATATGTATCTTCGGGACTCGCCGCGGTGCTATCGGCTACCGGGCCAATCATGATTTTGCTCATGCAGACCGCTTTTCTTCGTCAAAAAGCCCCTTTACATTCAATATATGGTGGCATTATCGGTTTCATAGGTGTGCTGCTACTGGTTCTACCGAACCTTTCAATGGATATTTCTCCACTATGGCTCATCGGCTGCGCCGTCGTTCTGATCGGGGAATGCTGCTACGCAGCTGGAGCAATCTATTCCAAAAAAGTAATTACTAGCCTGTCTGACGTCTCACCCATCGCACTAAATGCGGCACAAATGATGTATGGTGGAGCGTTGCTGTTCATTCTATCTTTGGCTACTGAAGATGTGCAACTCGAATTTCTTTTCTCTTTCCAAACAGCCGGTTCACTGCTCTATCTAACCGTAATCGGCTCCATGGTCGGGCACACCTTGTTCTACTGGCTCGTAGCCAAAACGAATCCCGTCTTCCCCTCAACCTGGCTCTATATTTCTCCTCCAATTGCCGTCGGCGTAGGCTTCCTATTTTACAATGAGACTGTCTCTTGGGTAACGATTCTTGGTGTGGTTACCATCATTGCCGGTACCGTGCTTGTGAATACGAGCGCATTGAAGCAATTAATACTAAAACGACAACTTAGAGCCGATTCATTCACAAAAATCTGATATAGCACATACGCCTAGTCTAGTCCGATCAGGCAAGAGTAGTTTCAAAATAATAAATAGCTGCCGAGAAATTCTCGGCAGCTATTTATCCTAATTGTGTTCTTTTACATAAAATGATGTTCTTTCATTTACTGTAACAACCACAATGCTGGCACGTTTGATGGCTCCCATCCTTGGAGTGAGGTGTGGCTTTGTCTACAAGAATAAGTTGCGCCTCCGTAGGTCACTAATTTCCCTACTGTATAACTGACGCCCGCTGCCCATGGATCGGTTCCAGACTGATTATTATCCGTTGTTGACTGTATTGATGTACCCGTGGATACATTGCCAGCCGCGTCTTTAGCCGTTACGGTAAACGTGTAAGCTGTATTAGCATTTAGTCCGTTAACCGTTGCAGTTGTTCCCATTACTGACGTTACTAAACTCGAACCATTAAACACATCGTATCCTGTAACACCCACATTATCTGTCGATGCTGTCCAACTCAAGCTTACGCTGGAGGCTGTTTTTCCGCTCACCTGTAGATTCGTTGGCGCCGTTGGAGCCGTTGTATCCACACTCGAAGCATTCGTCGTTACCGTTAACGCGTTACTTGCAACCGATTGGTTCCCTGCTGCGTCTTTGGCCTTCACCGTGAACGTGTAGGCTGTGTTAGCAGACAATCCACTAATCGTTGTGGATGTACCTGCAACGTTTATTGAGTTACTACCATATGATACCGTATATCCTGTCACACCTACATTGTCAGTAGATGCATTCCATGATAGGTTCACACTGTTTGATGTTTTGGATGGAGAACTCAAATTACCCGGTACGGACGGAGGAATAAGATCCTCTACTCCACCTGGTTCGAATTGGTTCAAATAAGTGCGGTGATTGCTAGAAAACTCGAAATTATTGAATTTATCCCAGTTGATCGACCAAGTCATCAGACCTCTCATACCGGGATGCGCTCCGTTACGCAGCTGGTAGCCTCCTCCGTACGAAACACCCTTCATTAAATAGTTCAACGCTTTATGCACTTCCGCTACAGAAGTAAATCCTCCTCCAGCATTTGCGTTAGCAGGAAGTCCTATGACGACCTGATCAGGACGTAGTGCCGGGAAAAGATTGTTAGGATTTCTTCCTACCGGGAAGCCCGTAAGCATCATATCCACCATAGCGACATGGAAATCAGCACTGCCCATGGAATAATATCGATCATCAAGAGCGGTGATTGAGCCGGAATTATAATGCTGTACCTGCAGCCAATCTAGAATATCACGCAGCGCATAGATGACAGGCAGATATGATCCAGCCCTATTGTCGCATGAAATACAGCTTCCTCCATAGAAGGAATACCCTAGCTGAACAAAGAAAGTCTCCGGCGCCATCGTCAGCATGAAGCTCTCACCATAGAAATCATGCAGCTCTCTTACCGCAGAGATCAGATTAGTAATGACCGGTGTCTGAGGACTGCGGAAATCACTATCCCCAGCATTAAGATAGAGCGAATGCCCTTCGAAATCAATATCAAAACCGTTAAAGCCGTATTTCGTAATGATCCCCTTCATGGTAGAAACGAATTTGTCACGTGCCTGCGTATTAACTAACTGTACCTGCCCGTTGGCACCTCCGATTGAGATCATGACTTTCTTCCCTTGACTTTGCAGATATTGAACATCTGCAATGAAATCAGCTTCCGTTGCATTGTATGGAGCGAAGCCAATCGTCCCGCCCTGCGCCCCATTGATAGGCTCAGCAAAAGAAACGTTGATAACGTCAAAGTCGGATGATACGTCCCGAAGTCTTATATTGCCTGATCCGTTATCGAAGTTATGCCAATACCCTACGATCAACTTCTTGCTCACTGGAATGGAAGCATACGCTTGTGGAGCATGCCATTGGTACCCCGTAAACAGAAGGGCAATAATCAATGTGAACATAATTGCACGTAGAAATGGACGAGTCATTCTTAGGTTCTCCCTCATGGCTATTTGTCCCCCTTCTTATTGCACTCTCCATAAAGCCGGTACATTGCTAGGCTCCCAGCCCCCAAGAGAGGTATGCGGCTGATTGCAAATATAAGTCTTGCCTCCGTACGTCACTATATCATTGACTTTGTAGCTGACATTCGTCGCCCATGCGGTCGGACCACCAGTCGCATCCGTCGTCTCATCGATGGATGCTCCGGCCGAAATATTACCCGCTGCATCCCTTGCTGTTACTGTGAACGTATAGGTCGTGCTTGCCGAAAGACCGCTTACTGCAGCCGTCGTTCCTGTTACATTCACGCTCGTCGTACCATAAGTTACCGTATAGCCCGTCACCCCAACATTATCTGTGGAAGCATTCCATGACAGATTAACGATAGAGGCACTCTTCCCTGTTACTTGCAGATTCGCAGGTTGCGTCGGAGCTATCGTATCCACCGGTACTGCTGTCGTTGATGCTTGCACAGGAGTACTCGCGGCAGATACATTGCCTGCTGCATCTCTGGCCTTAACTGTAAAGGTATACGCTGTATCCGCATTCAGCCCAGACACCGTAGTCGATGTCTCTGTTACATTCAGCGTTGTTGTACCATACGTCAATGTGTAGCCCGTCACCCCAACATTATCCGTCGAAGCATCCCACGTAAGGCTGATTGTGGAGGCCGTTGCTCCGGTTGCGCTAAGATTACTCGGTACCGATGGCGCAATCGTGTCGCCTGCTTCGCCGCATAGACCGATCAGCTTCCATACACCCGCTGTCCCGCTTTGATCCGGCTGGTCTCCTCTCGTCCACCACTTGGCTTCATAGCTATTACCGTTATACGATGCGCGCTGTCCACCCGTATACACCGAATTCGCATTCCACGCTGCAACGGAGCATACGGTAGCCGCGTCCGTTGTTACGGACAGGGGGGAGCTTGCGCCCGATACATTCCCTGCTGCATCTTTTGCCTTCACCGTGAAGGTATACGCCGTATTAGCAGATAGTCCGCTAATCGTTGTGCTTGTTCCAGTTACATTCACATTCGTTGTTCCGTATGTTACCGTATAGCCCGCCACACCCACATTATCCGTGGAAGCATTCCACGACAGACTAACGCTGGATGAAGATTTTCCCGTCGTCTGCAAATTTCCCGGCACAGTCGGCGGTGTCGTATCTACTACGGCGGCTTCGGTCGTTACTTGAAGTGGAGCACTTGCAACCGATTGATTTCCTGCTGCGTCTTTGGCCTTCACAGTAAACGTATAGGCTGTGTTGGCAGACAATCCACTAATCGTTGTCGATGTACCTGCTACGTTTACAGAGTTATTACCATAGGACACGGTATACCCTGTTACACCTACATTGTCGGTAGATGCATTCCATGATAGGTTCACACTGTTTGATGTTTTGGATGGAGAACTCAAATTACCCGGTACAGTTGGTGCTTGATTGTCAATGACGGTTGTACCCTGCAAATCACTGGCTAATTTATTCAGCAATACTTTATTACGATCTCCGCTGAAATCCCAGAACATCGCACCGCCTAAACCCTTAGACTTAATGAAATTTGTTTTATGACCAAAAGATTCTACATCATCATAGCTGATGAAGTTACCATTGGATGGGTTAAACAAGTAAGGCACTTTGGCAACATCGTTCCAATAACGTGTATATCCATTTTTATTGATATAGCTATTTTGGAGATCCGTGAAATCATACACACCTTTCTCCCATGTTCCTGTGGTTGCGGCACTACAATTCTGATATTGGCCATTGCCTGAATTCTGACAGCTACTCCAACCACGACCATAGAATGGGGTACCCAAAACAATTTTGTTTGCGGGTACACCTGCATTCAGATAATTTTGAACGCCTGCTTGAATATTGAAGTCTGCAGCATCCGGTACACCTGCTGCAGCGGCAGCTGGATCGCTATATAATGGCGAATTGTGAGCGCTGACCGTTTGCCAACCCCCGTTAAAATCGTATGTCATGATATTGATCCAATCCAGAATATTGGCAATACTACTCAATTCGTTATTCGCTACATAAGTAGGACTAGCCCCTGAAGCAATGGTCAGTAAGTATTGTTTACCATCAACTATTTCTGCGGCATTCAGCTTATCTCGGACCGCTTGCAGTAACAGCGTATGATTTTGTTTATCTGCCGGACGATAGCTATTACCTGCTAGACCGCCACCAACCGGGTATTCCCAGTCCAGATCGATACCATCAAATTGATATTTACGTAAAAATTCAACAGCAGAGTTGGCAAAAACTTCACGGGTCGCTGCCGTTGCTGCGACGTCAGAGAAGCGGTTAGACCAAGACCATCCACCTACCGAAATAATCGTTTTAAGCTGCGGATTCGCTTTTTTCAAATTGATCAGCTGCCCAAAGCTCCCCTTAATGGGTTTATCCCAAGTATCGCCTGCCATGCTCTTTTGAACATCAACCCACGGATCGCCTACGACGATCGTTCCGTTGGGAACATTGATCGTTCCAACTTCATCCTGACAAGTCCATGTTACC
The nucleotide sequence above comes from Paenibacillus sp. IHBB 10380. Encoded proteins:
- a CDS encoding fibronectin type III domain-containing protein, which codes for MRENLRMTRPFLRAIMFTLIIALLFTGYQWHAPQAYASIPVSKKLIVGYWHNFDNGSGNIRLRDVSSDFDVINVSFAEPINGAQGGTIGFAPYNATEADFIADVQYLQSQGKKVMISIGGANGQVQLVNTQARDKFVSTMKGIITKYGFNGFDIDFEGHSLYLNAGDSDFRSPQTPVITNLISAVRELHDFYGESFMLTMAPETFFVQLGYSFYGGSCISCDNRAGSYLPVIYALRDILDWLQVQHYNSGSITALDDRYYSMGSADFHVAMVDMMLTGFPVGRNPNNLFPALRPDQVVIGLPANANAGGGFTSVAEVHKALNYLMKGVSYGGGYQLRNGAHPGMRGLMTWSINWDKFNNFEFSSNHRTYLNQFEPGGVEDLIPPSVPGNLSSPSKTSNSVNLSWNASTDNVGVTGYTVSYGSNSINVAGTSTTISGLSANTAYTFTVKAKDAAGNQSVASNALTVTTNASSVDTTAPTAPTNLQVSGKTASSVSLSWTASTDNVGVTGYDVFNGSSLVTSVMGTTATVNGLNANTAYTFTVTAKDAAGNVSTGTSIQSTTDNNQSGTDPWAAGVSYTVGKLVTYGGATYSCRQSHTSLQGWEPSNVPALWLLQ
- a CDS encoding glycosyl hydrolase family 18 protein; this encodes MIVKVKLFRKSTILVLIAALILSMFQFFGAVRVQAAEGYKVVGYYPSWGAYGRNYLVSDIDASKVTHINFAFADICWNGKHGNPDPTGPNPVTWTCQDEVGTINVPNGTIVVGDPWVDVQKSMAGDTWDKPIKGSFGQLINLKKANPQLKTIISVGGWSWSNRFSDVAATAATREVFANSAVEFLRKYQFDGIDLDWEYPVGGGLAGNSYRPADKQNHTLLLQAVRDKLNAAEIVDGKQYLLTIASGASPTYVANNELSSIANILDWINIMTYDFNGGWQTVSAHNSPLYSDPAAAAAGVPDAADFNIQAGVQNYLNAGVPANKIVLGTPFYGRGWSSCQNSGNGQYQNCSAATTGTWEKGVYDFTDLQNSYINKNGYTRYWNDVAKVPYLFNPSNGNFISYDDVESFGHKTNFIKSKGLGGAMFWDFSGDRNKVLLNKLASDLQGTTVIDNQAPTVPGNLSSPSKTSNSVNLSWNASTDNVGVTGYTVSYGNNSVNVAGTSTTISGLSANTAYTFTVKAKDAAGNQSVASAPLQVTTEAAVVDTTPPTVPGNLQTTGKSSSSVSLSWNASTDNVGVAGYTVTYGTTNVNVTGTSTTISGLSANTAYTFTVKAKDAAGNVSGASSPLSVTTDAATVCSVAAWNANSVYTGGQRASYNGNSYEAKWWTRGDQPDQSGTAGVWKLIGLCGEAGDTIAPSVPSNLSATGATASTISLTWDASTDNVGVTGYTLTYGTTTLNVTETSTTVSGLNADTAYTFTVKARDAAGNVSAASTPVQASTTAVPVDTIAPTQPANLQVTGKSASIVNLSWNASTDNVGVTGYTVTYGTTSVNVTGTTAAVSGLSASTTYTFTVTARDAAGNISAGASIDETTDATGGPTAWATNVSYKVNDIVTYGGKTYICNQPHTSLGGWEPSNVPALWRVQ
- a CDS encoding DMT family transporter gives rise to the protein MILLAYALVCLIFGTTFLAIKIGVDAGAPPFLSAGLRFFLAGTILFLWMVWKRKASFSLLLRKEMLFTGAALTFGTFSALYWAEQYVSSGLAAVLSATGPIMILLMQTAFLRQKAPLHSIYGGIIGFIGVLLLVLPNLSMDISPLWLIGCAVVLIGECCYAAGAIYSKKVITSLSDVSPIALNAAQMMYGGALLFILSLATEDVQLEFLFSFQTAGSLLYLTVIGSMVGHTLFYWLVAKTNPVFPSTWLYISPPIAVGVGFLFYNETVSWVTILGVVTIIAGTVLVNTSALKQLILKRQLRADSFTKI